A single Brassica rapa cultivar Chiifu-401-42 chromosome A04, CAAS_Brap_v3.01, whole genome shotgun sequence DNA region contains:
- the LOC103863369 gene encoding uncharacterized protein LOC103863369, whose product MQSNLLSHGEEQKNGEGKRKRLKISVAHFDNSALIRTYSKTLIGRCMNPVEQQMSALFTNLPKIWKLEERVTGSDLGFGKFQFDFKTEEELEAVLRQQPFHFDYWMLALARWQPKQLKDFPSEIPFWIRVVGLPLEFRTVPTLESIGGALGRVLDVDVTQNRVQIVVDAFKELCFETTIDFKGGEFYEEEEVAVSLRYEKLFGFCELCGSLCHKEELCPLDEKNTKAGSERRRENREGNGGWTDGAKHEERARSYKGVVINGNKGQQNRDRDRREFHGKGKGKMMEAPDSKWVKVPERGNRGPSHHYGNHRGNGEGSRVKTTYREDVSVVGSGAQVMTSRTYPTQPREDQGQQTVPQVTSEEGEITRNGDATAALPSVEFQMELSKTQAEGSEVVAEAREEERGLLTVQGMREQQDDTFEDIEMELDDINVAMLESGIDLETEEEFQTLSEEELEQASEAQAENVLIQDEEQPVAGDTYITKELGTGELATRQSHRKRLFKANSSIAGSSKMRMASALLSPRKKGVAKVGTRHGDNTKPPENKGPSIPKPVNLKF is encoded by the coding sequence ATGCAGAGTAACTTGTTGAGCCACGGTGAGGAGCAGAAGAACGGTGAGGGTAAGCGTAAGAGATTGAAGATCTCCGTGGCGCATTTTGACAACTCTGCTCTCATCAGGACCTATTCCAAAACCCTGATTGGAAGGTGTATGAACCCCGTGGAGCAACAGATGAGTGCATTGTTCACAAATCTACCAAAGATTTGGAAATTGGAGGAAAGGGTTACGGGCAGTGACTTGGGCTTTGGCAAGTTCCAGTTCGACTTCAAGACGGAGGAGGAACTTGAAGCGGTGTTGAGGCAGCAGCCTTTTCATTTTGACTACTGGATGCTGGCATTGGCGAGGTGGCAACCAAAGCAACTCAAGGATTTTCCTTCAGAGATCCCATTTTGGATCAGAGTTGTTGGTCTCCCGCTTGAATTTAGGACCGTTCCTACATTAGAGAGCATTGGTGGAGCTTTGGGGAGAGTGTTGGATGTAGATGTGACCCAAAACCGAGTTCAAATTGTGGTCGACGCTTTCAAAGAACTATGCTTTGAAACGACTATAGATTTCAAAGGTGGAGAATTTTACGAGGAGGAGGAAGTGGCAGTATCTCTGCGCTACGAGAAGCTCTTCGGTTTTTGCGAACTCTGTGGGAGTCTATGTCACAAGGAGGAGCTATGTCCTCTTGATGAGAAGAACACAAAGGCGGGCTCAGAAAGAAGGAGGGAGAACAGAGAAGGGAATGGGGGATGGACTGATGGTGCAAAACATGAGGAGCGAGCTCGTAGCTACAAGGGTGTGGTCATTAATGGTAACAAGGGCCAACAGAACAGAGACAGAGACCGTAGGGAGTTTCATGGGAAGGGTAAGGGTAAAATGATGGAGGCACCAGACTCTAAGTGGGTTAAGGTTCCAGAGCGAGGCAACAGGGGACCTTCTCATCATTATGGAAACCACAGAGGTAACGGGGAGGGTTCAAGGGTCAAAACTACATATAGAGAAGATGTTTCAGTGGTGGGCTCTGGAGCTCAAGTGATGACGTCTAGGACATATCCAACGCAACCAAGAGAGGACCAGGGGCAGCAAACTGTACCTCAGGTAACAAGTGAAGAGGGCGAGATTACGCGAAATGGGGATGCTACTGCAGCTCTACCGTCTGTAGAGTTTCAAATGGAACTATCTAAGACGCAGGCGGAAGGGTCGGAGGTGGTAGCGGAGGCTAGGGAGGAGGAGAGGGGTCTACTTACAGTGCAAGGAATGAGGGAGCAACAAGATGATACGTTTGAAGATATTGAGATGGAACTGGATGATATTAACGTAGCTATGTTGGAGAGTGGCATCGACTTGGAGACAGAGGAAGAGTTTCAAACTCTTTCTGAAGAGGAGCTTGAGCAAGCTTCTGAGGCTCAGGCAGAGAATGTTCTCATTCAGGATGAGGAACAACCGGTGGCTGGTGATACGTACATCACTAAGGAGTTGGGGACAGGGGAATTGGCGACGAGACAGAGTCACCGTAAGAGGTTATTCAAGGCCAACAGCAGCATTGCGGGTAGTTCTAAAATGAGAATGGCGTCGGCGCTTCTCTCACCAAGGAAGAAAGGTGTAGCTAAGGTTGGGACTCGTCATGGAGACAATACCAAACCACCGGAGAACAAGGGACCTTCAATCCCGAAGCCGGTTAACTTAAAATTCTAA